The Misgurnus anguillicaudatus chromosome 15, ASM2758022v2, whole genome shotgun sequence genome has a window encoding:
- the bhlhe41 gene encoding class E basic helix-loop-helix protein 41: MSHCKQTHFDLPYHHAYTTVELVQFTRESTRGSWRKRACAVAATRRGKVAARASAHTHHHSEALRETGHNALLLLSYWIYKRRLLKKCTKKWKKVMDERIPRMQGRQFLDHADFLGVEYSSLYMCKSKRGMKREEGKDAYKLPHRLIEKKRRDRINECIGQLKDLLPEHLKLTTLGHLEKAVVLELTLKHLNALTAVTEQQHQKIIALQNGERSLKTSLQADLDAFHSGFQACAKEVLQYLNKVENWTAREQRCTRLINHLHKVSAQFQAGARTLQQPLPGDEASERDAQRDTQANCVPVIQSTQNLELNENDTDTDSGYGGEAEKGDGKEAKGVKIKQEFGDERVTKKPKMNWSANGASCADSARPDVAFMSSLMGMTGVGGQQTPFCMPFYFINPSAAASYMPLFDKSHLEKLVYPAALTAPFPWLYPAHASAAAAAAAAVAFPGVPNDKSPEYNPTSSNDTDPPSPDGDLSNGGDLASPVSGEHGSDNDAGHQPQRNENDGT; this comes from the exons ATGTCACACTGCAAACAGACACACTTTGATCTACCTTATCATCATGCCTATACT ACAGTCGAGCTGGTGCAGTTTACACGTGAGTCAACTCGCGGTTCTTGGCGGAAGCGCGCGTGCGCTGTAGCTGCCACGCGCAGAGGGAAAGTGGCAGCTCGGGCGAGCGCGCACACACATCATCATTCAGAGGCGCTGCGCGAGACCGGACACAACGCACTGCTGCTCCTCTCATATTGGATTTACAAACGGCGATTGTTAAAGAAGTGCACTAAAAAGTGGAAGAAAGTGATGGATGAAAGAATACCCAGAATGCAGGGCAGACAGTTCCTGGATCACGCGGATTTCCTTGG GGTTGAATATTCATCTCTATACATGTGCAAATCGAAACGAGGCATGAAGAGAGAGGAGGGAAAG GACGCTTACAAGTTACCACACAGACTGATCGAGAAAAAGAGGAGGGAcagaataaatgaatgtatcgGACAACTGAAAGATTTATTACCAGAACATCTAAAACTTACG ACTCTAGGTCATTTGGAGAAAGCAGTCGTTCTTGAATTGACGCTGAAGCATTTAAACGCGTTGACAGCTGTCACCGAGCAACAGCACCAGAAAATCATCGCTTTGCAGAATG GGGAACGATCGTTAAAGACCTCGCTTCAGGCGGATTTAGACGCTTTCCATTCGGGCTTTCAAGCGTGTGCCAAAGAAGTCCTGCAGTATCTGAACAAGGTGGAGAACTGGACCGCGCGCGAGCAGCGGTGCACGCGACTCATCAACCACTTGCACAAAGTTTCCGCGCAGTTCCAGGCGGGCGCGCGGACGCTGCAGCAGCCGTTACCCGGCGACGAGGCTTCAGAGCGAGACGCACAGAGAGACACGCAAGCCAACTGCGTGCCCGTCATTCAGAGTACTCAGAACCTTGAGCTGAACGAGAACGACACGGACACCGACAGTGGATACGGAGGAGAGGCGGAGAAAGGCGACGGTAAAGAGGCGAAAGGAGTTAAAATCAAACAGGAGTTTGGAGACGAACGGGTCACCAAAAAACCCAAAATGAACTGGAGTGCGAACGGTGCGTCTTGCGCAGATTCTGCCCGGCCGGACGTGGCGTTTATGAGCTCGTTAATGGGAATGACAGGTGTGGGTGGACAACAAACTCCGTTTTGCATGCCGTTTTACTTCATTAACCCGTCCGCTGCAGCATCATACATGCCTTTATTTGATAAAAGTCATTTGGAGAAGTTGGTGTATCCGGCGGCGCTGACCGCCCCGTTTCCTTGGCTTTACCCCGCGCATGCCTCTGCAGCAGCCGCGGCCGCCGCTGCCGTCGCTTTCCCCGGTGTGCCCAACGATAAAAGCCCTGAATATAACCCAACATCCTCAAATGACACAGATCCGCCTTCTCCTGATGGTGACCTGTCGAATGGGGGCGACCTGGCCTCTCCTGTATCTGGGGAACATGGCTCAGATAATGATGCTGGTCATCAGCCCCaaagaaatgaaaatgatgGTACATAA
- the ctsd gene encoding cathepsin D, whose amino-acid sequence MKFVCLLLAAAFVWTSDAVVRIPLKKFRSIRRTLSDSGRAVEELVAGSVPLKYNQGFPASNGPTPETLKNYLDAQYYGEIGLGTPVQTFTVVFDTGSSNLWVPSVHCSLTDIACLLHHKYNGGKSSTYVKNGTEFAIQYGSGSLSGYLSQDTCTVGEIKVEKQIFGEAIKQPGVAFIAAKFDGILGMAYPRISVDGVPPVFDMMMSQKKVEKNIFSFYLNRNPDTQPGGELLLGGTDPKYYTGDFNYVDLSRQAYWQIHMDGMNIGSELTLCKGGCEAIVDTGTSLITGPAAEIKALQKAIGAIPLIQGEYMVDCKKVPTLPTVSFVLGGKTYSLTGEQYILKESQAGHEICLSGFMGLDIPAPAGPLWILGDVFIGQYYTVFDRENNRVGFAKSV is encoded by the exons ATGAAATTCGTCTGTCTGTTGCTAGCTGCTGCCTTTGTGTGGACATCCGACGCGGTTGTTCG GATTCCCTTAAAGAAGTTTCGTTCCATTAGACGGACACTGAGTGATTCGGGGAGAGCCGTAGAGGAACTTGTGGCTGGTTCTGTACCTCTGAAATACAACCAGGGCTTTCCGGCTAGTAATGGTCCTACACCAGAAACTCTCAAAAACTACCTAGAT GCTCAGTACTATGGAGAGATCGGTCTTGGCACTCCAGTCCAGACCTTCACTGTGGTATTTGACACAGGATCCTCCAACCTGTGGGTTCCCTCAGTCCATTGTTCCCTGACTGATATTGCCTGCT TGCTTCATCATAAGTACAATGGTGGCAAGTCAAGCACCTATGTGAAGAACGGGACTGAGTTTGCCATACAGTATGGATCAGGAAGCTTGTCTGGGTATCTCAGCCAGGATACATGCACG GTTGGTGAGATTAAAGTTGAGAAGCAGATTTTTGGAGAAGCTATCAAACAGCCAGGTGTGGCCTTCATCGCAGCCAAATTTGACGGTATTCTTGGCATGGCCTATCCTCGTATCTCTGTGGACGGGGTTCCTCCCGTCTTTGATATGATGATGAGCCAGAAGAAAGTGGAGAAGAATATTTTCTCTTTCTACCTGAACAG aAACCCTGACACTCAACCTGGCGGTGAGCTGCTCCTCGGAGGCACAGACCCCAAATATTACACTGGAGACTTTAACTATGTTGACCTCAGCAGACAGGCCTACTGGCAGATTCACATGGATGG caTGAACATTGGCAGCGAGTTGACTCTGTGTAAAGGAGGATGTGAAGCCATCGTAGACACTGGAACATCTCTGATCACCGGCCCAGCCGCTGAGATCAAAGCCCTGCAGAAGGCTATTGGAGCGATCCCTCTTATTCAAGGAGAA TACATGGTCGATTGTAAGAAAGTGCCCACACTACCCACAGTCTCATTTGTACTGGGTGGAAAGACTTACTCACTGACTGGAGAGCAGTACATTCTCAAG GAAAGCCAGGCCGGACATGAGATCTGTTTGAGTGGATTCATGGGCCTGGATATCCCAGCCCCTGCCGGACCCTTGTGGATTCTGGGCGATGTGTTTATCGGGCAATACTACACTGTGTTTGATAGGGAGAATAACAGAGTGGGCTTTGCTAAGTCTGTTTAA